One window from the genome of Choloepus didactylus isolate mChoDid1 chromosome 2, mChoDid1.pri, whole genome shotgun sequence encodes:
- the NDUFS5 gene encoding NADH dehydrogenase [ubiquinone] iron-sulfur protein 5 produces MPFFDVQKKLGLNIDRWMTIQSAEQPYKLPSRCHAFEKEWIECAHGIGGIRAEKECKIEFDDLVECLLRQKTMRRVSAIKRQREKLIKEGKYTPPPHHLGKEEPRP; encoded by the exons ATGCCTTTTTTTGATGTGCAGAAAAAGCTGGGTCTTAACATAGATCGTTGGATGACAATCCAAAGTGCTGAGCAGCCTTACAAGCTTCCAAGTCGTTGCCATGCATTTGAAAAGGAATGGATAGAATGTGCCCATGGAATTGGTGGTATCCGGGCAGAGAAAGAGTGCAAGATAGAGTTTGATGATTTGGTAGAATGTCTGCTTCGGCAGAAAACG ATGAGACGCGTTAGCGCCATCAAGAGACAAAGGGAGAAGTTGATAAAGGAAGGGAAGTACACACCTCCACCTCACCACTTGGGCAAGGAAGAACCCAGGCCCTGA
- the AKIRIN1 gene encoding akirin-1, producing the protein MACGATLKRPMEFEAALLSPGSPKRRRCAPLPGPAPGLRPPEAEPPPPLQTQIPPPALQQPASPGSERRLPTPEQIFQNIKQEYSRYQRWRHLEVVLNQSEACTSESHPHPSALTAPSSPGSSWMKKDQPTFTLRQVGIICERLLKDYEDKIREEYEQILNTKLAEQYESFVKFTHDQIMRRYGTRPTSYVS; encoded by the exons ATGGCGTGCGGGGCGACGTTGAAGCGGCCCATGGAGTTCGAGGCGGCGCTGCTGAGTCCCGGCTCCCCGAAGCGGCGGCGCTGTGCCCCTCTGCCCGGCCCGGCTCCCGGCCTTAGGCCCCCGGAGGccgagccgccgccgccgcttcaGACACAGATCCCACCGCCGGCTCTGCAACAGCCTGCCTCGCCCGGTAGCGAGCGACGCCTTCCAACTCCGG agcaaaTTTTTCAGAACATAAAACAAGAATATAGCCGTTACCAGAGGTGGAGACATTTAGAAGTTGTTCTTAATCAGAGTGAAGCTTGCACTTCGGAAAGTCATCCTCACCCCTCAGCACTCACAGCACCTAGTTCTCCAG GTTCCTCCTGGATGAAGAAGGACCAGCCCACCTTTACCCTCCGTCAAGTTGGAATAATATGTGAGCGTCTCTTAAAAGACTATGAAGATAAAATTCGGGAGGAGTATGAGCAAATCCTCAATACCAAACTAGCAG AACAATATGAATCTTTTGTGAAATTCACACATGATCAGATTATGCGACGATATGGGACAAGGCCAACAAGCT ACGTGTCCTGA
- the LOC119519837 gene encoding 40S ribosomal protein S6, whose product MKLNISFPATGCQKLIEVDDERKLRTFYEKRMATEVAADALGEEWKGYVVRISGGNDKQGFPMKQGVLTHGRVRLLLSKGHSCYRPRRTGERKRKSVRGCIVDANLSVLNLVIVKKGEKDIPGLTDTTVPRRLGPKRASRIRKLFNLSKEDDVRQYVVRKPLNKEGKKPRTKAPKIQRLVTPRVLQHKRRRIALKKQRTKKNKKEAAEYAKLLAKRMKEAKEKRQEQIAKRRRLSSLRASTSKSESSQK is encoded by the coding sequence ATGAAGCTGAACATCTCCTTCCCAGCCACTGGCTGCCAGAAGCTCATTGAAGTGGACGATGAACGCAAACTTCGTACATTTTATGAGAAGCGAATGGCCACAGAAGTTGCTGCTGACGCTCTGGGTGAAGAGTGGAAGGGTTACGTTGTCCGAATCAGTGGTGGAAATGACAAACAAGGTTTCCCCATGAAACAGGGTGTCTTGACCCATGGCCGTGTCCGCCTCCTACTGAGTAAGGGGCATTCCTGTTATAGACCAAGgagaactggagaaagaaagCGCAAATCTGTTCGGGGTTGCATTGTGGATGCCAATTTGAGTGTTCTCAACCTGGTTATtgtaaaaaaaggagagaaggataTTCCTGGACTGACTGATACAACTGTGCCTCGTCGCCTGGGGCCCAAAAGAGCTAGCAGAATCCGCAAACTTTTCaatctctctaaagaagatgATGTCCGCCAGTATGTTGTGAGAAAGCCCCTGAACAAAGAAGGTAAGAAACCCAGGACCAAAGCACCCAAGATTCAGCGTCTTGTTACTCCACGTGTTCTGCAGCATAAACGTCGGCGTATTGCATTGAAGAAACAGCGtactaagaaaaataagaaagaggcCGCAGAATATGCTAAACTTTTGGCCAAGAGAATGAAGGAGGCCAAAGAAAAACGCCAGGAACAGATTGCCAAGAGACGTAGGCTGTCCTCACTGAGAGCTTCTACCTCCAAGTCTGAGTCCAgtcaaaaataa